A stretch of DNA from Mycobacterium senriense:
AGTACGTCGGTCGACGGTAATCGGTATCCGGGCGGCACCCGGAACCACGCTGCGCGATCCAGACTTTGGTGACCGTCGGGTCTGCGCCGCGCAGCGGGCCGAATCAGGTCGAGTAGCCCACTACGCTATGCGGCCTTTTCGAGACGAGCCAAAACTTGGCTAGTCGCCCAGTGTAACGGCGCCGGGGAGGGGGTTCGCCATGTCAGCATTCTCATCGTCTGCCGTCAATTCAAGGTGACCCCTGTACGAAAACGCAGAATCAGAAACCCACAGGAGTGATCAGAAGTGGACGCATGGCATGAACAAGCGTACCAACAGGCAGCGAAGCGGTACCAGGAGATTCATCAGAAGACGGTGGCACAACATCGCGAAATCACTGAGCGAAACCGCCAGATTAGTGAGCGAAACCGCCACGCGCGCCAACGACGACAAATCGCCTCGTCTCAGGGCCTTTCGCGAAGTGGTAGTCAACGGGAAGCCGAGCGCGCCGCTCGCCTTAACGCACCAGCTACATCGAGCGCTATGCCCGTAGCGGGATGGTACGAGGACCCGTGGGGTCACGCTTTTGCGCGTTGGTGGGACGGGACCCAATGGACTAACCAGACTCGCGGTTAATGCGACCGTCGGTTTCTAGCTGCGATGCGTCGGTCAAACCATGCGAGGGCCGCCGAACCCGGGAACGGCGCCCACCGGGATCAGTGCGAAGACGATGACGATACTGATGAACAATCGCAACGTCTTTGGGGTGGGCGCTTGTTCGATCTCCGGTCGACGTGCGGCGAAGAGGATGAACACGATCGCGACGTCGAATGCCACGATCGTCAGCCAGCGGGTCCAGTCGTAGCCGGTGAGGAAAACCGGGGCGACCAGCAACAGGCCGGCGATAACCCAGCCCGTTCGGCCTGACAGCGCCTCGACGAATGCGCGCAGCGGTACACCGGAGAGTCCGCTGAGTCCCCACAGCGTCACCGCAAGCGCAGCGGCGCCGAAGATCAACGAGACGGTGAGACCCAGTATGCCGATGTCGCCGACCGTGCGGACGGCGTCGGCGACTCCCTGGTCGTAGTGCGGCATGACGTTTCGGCACACCCAGTCGTGGTAGTCGGTCTGACCGGACTGCCCGTTCATCACGAAGCGCATCAGCGTCTCCGGCGACGTGACCGTGGCGAAGGGGTTGGGCATCAGGTGATGCGGTACGGCTGCACACAGCTGCGAGGCGATGTCGTGACGACCGAACGCCGCCACCACAGCCGTGATGAGAACTCCCGGTGTCACGGCAACGAGCATGCCGAGACGTTGAGTGGATTCCAGCGCACCGCCGAGGACGATGATCGCCAGCACCGCACCCAACGCGAACTGCAGCCCTATCGCCTCGTGGACCAGTGTCAGCACCGCGATCACGGCGCCGTAAGCCGCGCACCAGCCCATCGCGAGGGCGCGGGAACGCGTCAGCACCAGCGCCGAACTGAACAGCGCCAGGGCCGCCCCGCCGAAGAGGTCGGGGCGGGCCGAGAATGCCGCGAATGGAACACCGAACGGCAGCAACGGAATCACCATCGCAACCATCAGCCGGCGCTCAGATCGATAGCGGCCGACGAGCATCACACCCGCGACCGCGGCCAGGCCGCACAGGTAGACCGCGGTCGACAGCCAGCGCAGACCGAGCGTGGCCCCGAAGTAGTGGTTGGGGGCCAACCGCACCAGTTCGCCGGCCAGCCCGCGGCGGACGAAGCCGTGCGTGTAGTCGGCGGCGTAATACGACATCCAGTACACGTCGAGCGGAACGACCTTGATCGCGAACCACAGCACGAGTGCCGTCCACGCCGCGATTGCGGCGCCGATACCCACGAGGCGATTCCGGGCACGTGGATACGCCCGCATGCTCAGATCCACCATCAGATCCGGCCCTCGTACACGCTGGTGGCGGACAGCTGCAGGTCGGCCAGCGCGGCGCACGCGAACTCGCGCGTGGCTGTGGCGCTGCTCTGATACGCAACGACGGTGAGAAACCGGCTGCCGTTGACGGTGCCTGTGCCACAAAATAATTGGCCCTGCGCCTGCTCGATGCGGGCCTGAGTGAGGCCCTGCTCGGCGAGCCGCATGGAGACCTCGGTCGCATCCGCGCCATCGATGCGGCTGACGGCGCCGTCAAGGCTCCCGAGGTTGGAACACCCCACCGGAAGCTGGCCGGACGACATGGCGATGCCTTCGGCGCGGCGCACCAGCCAGCGCGGCGTGAATGGAATGAGCGGCAGTCCGGCGAGCATCTCGTTGGGCTCTTGCTCGAGCGCCGCCAGCGATCTCTTGACGTCGGCGCGCACGGCGCTCAAATCGCCAGCCACCGCGGCGCCGTCGACGGCCAGTGTGATCGAGGTCAGCGCATTGGCGCGGTCGTCGTCGGGGGTGCGGTCGCTGACCGGAAGCACCACCGTCACGGAGTTTCCGTCGGGCAGCACCCTGCCCATCCGGTGAGCCAGGCGAACGGCGAACGCCACGAAAAGTGCGTTGCCGCTTCCGTTGAGGGCGCGCGCTCGCGCCTCCCACGCCGCGGCGTCGGTTTGGATCGTCACCGACGGGGAGGTGTTCTGGTCGTCGTCACTCGGGCCTCCGGGCCGCCGCGCCGGCGACTGACGCCGCTGATCGGACGAGACCCTGAGCAAAATCAGCAGGGTCGCGATGAGCGCGCGAATCGCCGCCGGCAGAGCACGAAGGGCATCGGCCAGGTCTGCCAAGATCGCGCGGCCCCGCTGGCGTGAATTTGGCCGTGCATAACCAAGATTGCGTCGTTCTCCTTTGACCGCTTCGGCGACGGCCAACACCAGCCCGAGGCCGTCGACCACGCAATGCGACGCCACCAGGGTGACCGCCGCGCCGCCGTCGTCCAACGGCAGCGCGCCCAGATGAAACGTCGGGCCGTGCTCGGGATCGACGTCCACCCGGGCGCGTCGTTCGAGCCACGCACCGATCTCGTCCCGGGGTCGCGGCGGTTCCCACGCGATGTCGGGCGAGCGGCTGTCGAGCACCCAGCGATGACGCCCGAACGGCAACGGCGAACGCTCGATCCGGCGTCCGAGCAAGCCGGCACCGAGATTGTCGTTGAAGGCCCGCAATTCGTCGATGTTCACGTCGCGGTCGTAGATCCACGTGGACTGCACGGTGCTGCCCTGACCGGTGGCGCGCAGCCGCAGGAAGGCGGCCTGGTCCAGCAGCGCCAGCCGCGCCACTAGCACCCCGCCTCGGCCGCAGCGCGATACCCGCGCACCGCCACCGGTGCGAATACTGCGACCAGCACGCCGCCCCAGAGGCCCGCCTGCCACAGCGGCGACAGCACCGGACCGCCCTCCGCGAGCGCGCGCATCGCCTCGATCGTCGGGGAGATTGGCGAAAATCGCACCACCGGTTGCAGCCAGCCCGGAAACACCTCGGCGGGCGCCACACCGGTGTTCAGGAACAGCAACACTATGCACCCCGCGCCCAGCCAGGTCACCATCGCTTTGCCGTCCGCGCGCGCAGCGATGGCGATGACCAATGTCGCCATTCCGGCCGAAATCGCCACGGGCATCAGGACGAAAGCCAGCATCGCGATCCAGCCGTAGTTGAATCGCAGACCCATAGCGATTCCGAAGACGGTGAGCACAAGGGCGGACGTGATGGTTCGGGCCGCCTCAGCGACGAGCCGCCCCGCCACGGTGCTGGCCCGATGAACCGGCTGCACCCACAGCCTGGTGAGTACACCGGACTCGCGCTCGGACGGCAAAGCCAGACCGGTGCCGAGGGTTCCGAACACCGCGCCGACCACCGCGCACATCGGGACCAGCCCGTACAGGCTGTCGTGTCCGGTGGCGGCCAGGACGGATTTGCCTACCAGCAGTTTGTAGATGACGAGGAGAAAGGTCGGAAACAACAGCGCCTGTACCGCGACTATCGGGTCGCGGCGCCAGCGGCGCAGCAGCCGTCCCGCCTCCGAAGTGCTTTGACTGACGAAGGCTGTCAGCGATGTCGCGCACGGAATCTCTTGCCGTGCAGCGGCACAAACGGCCACCTGGGCCCGATCGGTGGACGCATCGTGCGCCGGCGACTCGTCCCGAGCTGCCCTGCGAACGATCAGCGGCGCGCCCGAACTTCCCGCGCTGACACGGCGCTGCATCCGCACCGCGAGAACGCCGAAAAGTGCGAGCAAGCCAAGGCACCACGTCGATGTCACCGTCAGATCCCTGCTGGTGACGTGGCCAGTGGTAAGGCCGCGCAGCGTCTCGGTGACCTGAGACACCGGTTGGTTGCGAATGAACGGTCCAAGCCATGCCGGAAACGATTCCGCCGGAGCGATTCCGGTGGACAACAAGATCAGGACCAGTTGGGGGAGAAGCAGTAATTGGCTCGACGATTCGACGGAGCCGACCCGGGAGCCCAGCGCATCGGCACCGAGACAAACCGCCATCGCGAACGCCACCACGGTGAGCACGAACAGGGCCGTGTCACCGGGGCCGCCCTCCATCCGGAAGTCAAACAACCATCCGACCGCGATGGCCGCGACCAACGCGATGATCGCGCGGGTCAGGCAATAGAGCATCCGCGCGCCCAGCGGCACCACCGCGGAAACCGGCAGGGTGCGAAGCCGCGAACCGAAGCCGGACAACCGGTCTCGTGCGGCGCGATCGGCCGTGGTCATGGCCCCGAACAGCATCGCCTGCACGATGACGACCGGAACGACATACTGCGGATAGCTCATCGGGCCGGTGTGGATGAGGCCGCCGAGTACCAGCGTGAACCCCAGGAAACAGCCCACCGGTGCCAGCGCGGCGAAAAGCAGGTCAGCGTCGCGCCGGGACGCTGACACCGTCCGCAAGGTGAGTGCCACCAGGGCACTCATACCGCGGCCTCCGGCGACGCCACGAAGGGAACCACATCACGCATGGATACGGAGTCCGGCATCGGACACCCGGGTGAACTCGGCTCGCATCGTCTCGACGTAGTGCAGGACGGACCTGCGGGCGACGTCGGTGCCCGGGTAGGCGACCACCAACTGCGTTTTGTCGTGCATGCGATTGACCCACATGCACACCGTCTCCGACAGCCGGTTATCGCCCCACACGCCGGCGCGCAGGCCGTCGAAGTAATCGCCGAACGGCAACTTGCGGATGTCGATGTAGGACAGCATCGGGACGGGACGGTCCGGGACCTCGATCGGGTTCGACGACGGGTCGGTGGATTCGAGCAGGTGGTAGTAGGGCACGGCGCCCAGGGCGGTGTTGCCGTCGAAAGATGCCTGGGCGGCGCTGACCACCTCATCGAACGACGCACCGGCGGTGGGAATCGCCAACGGGACGAAACTGGCCAGCCAACCGACCGCGGTGGCGTACGCGGGCTCCCGCCGGTTGTCGAATGGCGTGAGCCCGAAATACGTTGCGGCGCCGGTTAACCGGTGTTCGGTCAGCGCGGCGCAGGCGAACACGCCACCGCTGAAACGCGCGCCCGCCGCACGGCACACCGCTTCGAACCGTCGGCCTTGGTCGTCATCGAGCAGGTCGAATACGTCGATGGCTCCCGGGGTGTCCGCGTTCGAGTCACCCAGTTCCAGCGGGAATTTCGGGAGTGCCCCATTATTCGCCGCGAGAAAAGCGCGCCACGATTGAATCTCGGGCGACTCCTCGTTCAGGCCCCGGGTGTACGCGTGCTGATTCGCGCTGTATTCGCGATGGCTCGGGGCGGACGGCAGCGGGTTTTCCGCCCTCTGCAATGCGGCGAAGTACATCGTCTGGATGTCGAGGAAGATCACCCCCGCCGACATGCCATCGGCGCGCAAGTGGTCGACGGCGATATAGATGGTGAACCGGTCTTGGGCCTGGATGATGCCGAAGGTGAAGCAGTCCCATTGGAGCGGGTCGGGCGTATCGAGAAGCAGTTTGCGGATCTGGTTCGGCGTCATCCGCCCGAGGTCCGCCGGCGCCAAGGTGATGACCTCCGGGTTGGGAATGACATAGCGAAGGATCTCGTCGTTATCCCCGAAGGCGAAGCGGTCGTGGTAAGTGTCGTGTCGCCGCAGGTGACCGTTCACGGCTTGGGTCATCGCATCGATATCGCAGATGCCGCTGATTTCCCAGGCCCCGATGCACAACCGGGGGATATCACGGCCGCGGTTAACCTGGCGTCGGTAATAGCGGAGATGCTGCGCCTGCTGATAGCTCACCGGGGCGGGGTGGTGCTGTGCTTCGGCGGCGCGCCGATAGGTGGCGGCCGTGGGGTACCAGGATACGACGGTGCCCTCGGCCGTCCAGTCCTCAACCGTGCCCAAGAACATGCGCTACCTTTCGTCCGTCAGCTGCGACGCCGGTTTGGATGACCTTAATGGCACGGCGCATGAATTGCTGAGTAAGTCGGTTGCCGAGGCGGTCCGGTTCCGTAGGCTTGGCAAGTCGCTTACGGCGAGCCGCGGCGAGCAATGCAGGCCGGTGATTGGGCTGGTTGGGGTTTGAGTTGACGGTCCACGTGTTGGCAAGCGGCGCAAATAAATGACTCGCCGGCGATCCCGCGGCGCAATCATGTAATTCCCCTTTCGGGCCTGAGCTATCGCATGGAAAGTTCTGTCAACCAAATGTGTGCTCATGTGAGGTAGTCGACAACGCAGGGCCATTTAATTCGCGCTTCGTTAACATGGAACTACCAGTCAAACAAGCATTTATCT
This window harbors:
- a CDS encoding ABC transporter permease — encoded protein: MSALVALTLRTVSASRRDADLLFAALAPVGCFLGFTLVLGGLIHTGPMSYPQYVVPVVIVQAMLFGAMTTADRAARDRLSGFGSRLRTLPVSAVVPLGARMLYCLTRAIIALVAAIAVGWLFDFRMEGGPGDTALFVLTVVAFAMAVCLGADALGSRVGSVESSSQLLLLPQLVLILLSTGIAPAESFPAWLGPFIRNQPVSQVTETLRGLTTGHVTSRDLTVTSTWCLGLLALFGVLAVRMQRRVSAGSSGAPLIVRRAARDESPAHDASTDRAQVAVCAAARQEIPCATSLTAFVSQSTSEAGRLLRRWRRDPIVAVQALLFPTFLLVIYKLLVGKSVLAATGHDSLYGLVPMCAVVGAVFGTLGTGLALPSERESGVLTRLWVQPVHRASTVAGRLVAEAARTITSALVLTVFGIAMGLRFNYGWIAMLAFVLMPVAISAGMATLVIAIAARADGKAMVTWLGAGCIVLLFLNTGVAPAEVFPGWLQPVVRFSPISPTIEAMRALAEGGPVLSPLWQAGLWGGVLVAVFAPVAVRGYRAAAEAGC
- a CDS encoding DUF2510 domain-containing protein gives rise to the protein MPVAGWYEDPWGHAFARWWDGTQWTNQTRG
- a CDS encoding condensation domain-containing protein gives rise to the protein MFLGTVEDWTAEGTVVSWYPTAATYRRAAEAQHHPAPVSYQQAQHLRYYRRQVNRGRDIPRLCIGAWEISGICDIDAMTQAVNGHLRRHDTYHDRFAFGDNDEILRYVIPNPEVITLAPADLGRMTPNQIRKLLLDTPDPLQWDCFTFGIIQAQDRFTIYIAVDHLRADGMSAGVIFLDIQTMYFAALQRAENPLPSAPSHREYSANQHAYTRGLNEESPEIQSWRAFLAANNGALPKFPLELGDSNADTPGAIDVFDLLDDDQGRRFEAVCRAAGARFSGGVFACAALTEHRLTGAATYFGLTPFDNRREPAYATAVGWLASFVPLAIPTAGASFDEVVSAAQASFDGNTALGAVPYYHLLESTDPSSNPIEVPDRPVPMLSYIDIRKLPFGDYFDGLRAGVWGDNRLSETVCMWVNRMHDKTQLVVAYPGTDVARRSVLHYVETMRAEFTRVSDAGLRIHA